The Methylocaldum marinum genome includes the window GCGGAGAGAAGAAGCTGGGCTACGCCGGGCTATGCAAGCTGCTCACCGAGTGGCGCAACAGCGATGAAACGGCGTGGTTGGCGGATGCGCCAGTGCATCCGCTGCAACAGACTCTCAAGGATTTGGAGCGGGCCTACAGCAACTTCTTCGCCAAGCGGGCCGACTTTCCACGTTTCAAGAAGAAAGGCCAGCGCGACAGCTTCCGCTACCCCGACCCGAAACAGATCAAGCTCGATCAGGGCAACAGTCGCATCTTCCTGCCCAAGCTCGGCTGGCTGCGCTATCGCAATAGCCGGGATGTGCTGGGTACGGTGAAGAACGTCACCGTCAGCCTGTCGGGCGGTAAGTGGTTCGTGTCGATCCAGACCGAGCGCGAGGTCGAGCAGCCCATCCCGCAGGGTGGCGCGGTCGGCATCGACATGGGGCTGGCCCGGTTCGCTACGCTCTCGGATGGCACGTTCCACGCGCCGCTCAACAGCTTCAAGCGGCATGAGACACGCTTGCGCAAGGCACAGCAAGCACTATCCCGCAAAGTGAAGTTCAGCAACAACTGGAAGAAGGCGAAAGCCCGCGTCCAGCGCATTCATTCCCGCATCGGCAACGCCCGCCGCGACTTCCTGCACAAGACCTCGACCGCGATCAGCCAAAACCACGCGATGGTGTGTATCGAGGATTTGCAGGTACGGAACATGTCCAGGTCAGCGGCAGGTACTACCGAACAACCGGGACGAAACGTTCGGGCCAAGTCTGGCCTGAACAAGTCCATCCTCGATCAAGGCTGGTTCGAGTTCCGCCGCCAACTGGATTACAAGCTGGCGTGGCAAGGCGGCTGGCTGGTTGCAGTGCCGCCACAGAACACGAGCCGTACCTGTCCGTGCTGCGGCCATGTGTCTGCCGACAACCGGCAGACGCAAGCCCGATTTGCGTGTGTGGAATGTGGCTTCGAGGAAAACGCCGATGTGGTCGGCGCGATCAATGTGCTAAGGGCGGGACACGCCCGGTTCGCCTGTGAAGTGAGCGATGCAGTAGGGTCGCCAGCAGCAGGAACCCACCGAAGCGACTCAGGGGCGGCTCAATGCCGCCCCTGAGCGCCGTAGGAATCTCCGGCCTTCAGGCCGGGGAGGATGTCAAATGAAGCCGATAGGTATCGATCCGCGGTTGGCAACCACGGCCGCGGATCGGCACATCCGCCCCGGGTGTTCGGACATCGCCCGGGAAGTCTTTGCCGACAGGCTTATTCCATTCGGCATTCGAGTGAATATTAATCGTCGGATGGGTCGAGCGAAGCGAAACCCATCGATGGCGGATTAGCCCTTCAGCGGCGCGAAACCCACCGACCCTTCGACTGGGCTCAGGACAGGTCCGAGGCGGCTCGGTGGGTTACGGCCTTGCGGCCTAACCCACCCTCTCAAAAATGAATGCCTTATTGAAAGCGATTTGGAAGTAGTTACCGGCTCTTCTCTACAGAAGACGATTTTTTCGGGTATCCGTATCGGCGTTTTGGAAGCCCTTATTATTGGCGACTCCGAGGCTTTGCCTTTGCCATCCGCCTGAGCTCGACCGGCGAGGTTCTGCCCTTTAACGATACCTTGTCGTAAACCTCGTCGAAGGCCTGCTTGCAGTACGGCAGCCGCTCGCGCAGCCGGTCGTAGTCCTTGTGATCGAACATGGCCCTGAAGTTCTTCCGGCTCAGCGTGGTTCTGGCATAGAGCGCCTGATACCCCCTGTGCTCCAGGACGAACTTTTCAAGCAGGGGCAAGGCATGGGCGTTGTCGAAACCCTCCTTTTGAGGCGTGCCGTACGCGCCGACGTCGACGTAAAGGTCGTCCGAAACGCCATCGTCGTCGCGAAAGGGATGTATGAACCCGAGTCCGCACTCGTTCTCACGGACCGCCATGGGTGAAAGCCAAAGCGGGTAGAGCCGGAAATGTTCGTCGAAGTACCGAATCGATTCCGCCAGGTATCGAATCGGCATCAGCATATCCTGGACGACGTGATGCCGTTCCCTGAGCCGCCGGGTGGTTTCCGTTTCCGTATACTTCAAGAGTTCGATCCGGGGCGGCAGCGCCCATCCGAGCAGCCATCTGAATACGGGATGATTGCCGAAGGAAATGATTTCTTCCATCGCCCAGAAATAACTTCGTGTATGGCGGTGGAAATAGTCTCTGAGCGGCACGTACTCGCAAGCTTCTTTCCGTGCCGTGAGGTAGCTTTCCGCGTGCTTGTAAAACCAGGGCTTGTACCAGCGCCCGATGGCGTTCACCGGTCCGTCGGCTCCCGCCTCGCCGGCCAGGCTGCCATATAGGATGACAGCCTGATCGCGGGTGTAGACCAGTCCCTCGACAAAGTCGTTCTTCTCGGTGTCCCGGCTCTCCGCTTCGAAAACGTCCACCATCTCGTCCAGCGAATAAACGGGCCGATAATGGAGCCGAACGTATTTTTGGGCCGGGATGATTTTCAGCTCGGCGGCGACCAGAAAGCCCAGCGTGCCGTGGCTCCACGGGATCAGGTCGTAAAGGTCCGCGTTCTCCGATGGGCTGCACCTGAGCAGCTTGCCTTCGGCGGTCACGATGTCGAAGGATGCGCAGATGTGCTGGATCAATCCGTATTTGTGGCTGCTGCTTTCCACGCCGAAACCCATGATCAGGCCGCCCACCGTCAGGTCGTCCAGTTCCGGGACGACGGGCAAGGTCCATCCGCGAGCCACCAGGGTTCTCGAAATCTGGCCCATCGTAGCCAGCGGCTCCACCCTGAGCAGACTGCGCTGTTCATCGATTTCGAGGATGTCGTACAGGCCGACGTCGATGTTCCTATGGGTCAGTTTGTATTTGGGCACGAGTTCGCTCATGGCTTTCCAGCCGGAGCGGGCGGTGCACAGCTTCTCCCGGCAACCGTCCCGCTTCCACGCCTCGATCTGCTCGATCACCCGCCGCACTTTTTGATCGTGCTTCGCGGGCGCACTCTTGAGGGCGAAAACGATTCGCTCGCGCGCCGACACATACGCGGCGTACAACGCCGAAACGGGCAAGAGGACGAGGGTCGCGAAGAGTCCGCGGTAATGGGTAAGCAGGTATTCGACAACACGGGACGTTCGATCGCCCGGTACTTTCACCGGAGCTTCTCCGGGTACGAACTTGGTCATAGCCCTACCTCGAATCAGGGTTCCGGGTCGTCCAGGATTTTTATCGCCCGAGTCGGGCAGTATTTTTCCGCCGCTCTCGCTTTCTCGATCAGTGCCGGCACGGGTCGTTCTTCGAGCACATCGAGGCGTCCGTTCTCGTCGACCAGAAAAATTTCCGGAGCTTCCGCCATGCAATGGGCATGTCCCTTACACAGATCCCGGTCGACCACGATCCGGAAACTCCCGGCGGCCGGTTCAGGGCGAATGCTTGCGGACTCTTCTCCGGCCACGTTCAGCCCCGTGCGGCGCCGCTTCCGATAGCGCACGAGACAAGGCGATCCGGGCTCGACCACCATCTTCCGGTAATCGTCGCGATAGCTTTCCGGGGAGCCGGCCAATTCGAACTCGTAGCGCCTGAGCAGCACGCAGAAGATGGCCTTGATTTGAAACAGGGCAAAGGCGTTGCCCGAGCATTTGTGACGCCCGCCGCCAAAAGCCTGCCAGCCGAACAGATCTCTGTCCTCGGCACGTTCCGGGGAGTAGCGGTCCGGATCGAACCGGTCGGGATCGGGGAACAACTCCGGGATTCTGTGGGTCACCGACGGCGCCGCGCAGACGAACTTACCGGCCTTGATGACATAATCCTTGACGTAAAAATCCTGCATCACCTTGCGCATCAGAATGATCAGCGGCGGATGCAGACGGAGGACTTCCTTGATGACGTTTTCGAGCTTTGGAAGCTGTCTCAGCGATTCGAAATCGACCGCGCCATCGGATCCGAACCGCTCCTCGATTTCCGCGACGACGGACCTCATATGCTCGGGGTGGCGGAGCAGTTCGATCAGCACCCAGGCGGTGGTTCCCGAACTGGTGTGATGGCCCGCGAACACGGCCGCGATCAGCATGCCGGTAATTTCGTGGGCGGTCAGCTTGCTGCCGTCCTCGTAGCTGGCGTCGATCAGCATCTGGAATACGTTGGTGCGGTTTTCCGCCTGTCGTGCGCGCTTCTCCATGATCTGGGACACCAGTTGCTGAAGCCTTGCGCGCGCCTTGTCGCGGCGGCGGAACACCGGCAGCGGCAAGTCCGGAAAAACATAGGCGATGGGCTGAATGCCCTGCTCCAGGTCGTGATAAATCCGCACGAATTCCCGGTTCAGCTCATACCTGAATTCGGCCCCGAGCAGGCAATGGCTGGACGTGTAAATCGTCAGCTCCTTGGTGAATTCGAGCAGATCGATCTCGCCGGAATCGCCCCAGCGATCGAGCAGAGTCTCGACCTCGTCGACGATGATGTCGGAATAGGTCCGCATGGGCTTATCCCGAAGTGCCGGCATCAGCATCAGCAACTGCTGATTTTTTCTGGCAATGGGCGCGTCGAATACCACGCCCTTCCCGAAAATCGGCGTCATGATCTTGTAGGCGGGTCCCTGGTCGAGTACCTCGTCGGGAGCGCGGTAGAACGCCTCGCTGGCTTCCGTGCCGGTCAGCAGAACCATGCTCTGGTGGAACAGCCTGAATTCGGCCACGTCCCCCAGTTGGCGGCGCAGCCGCATCATGAAAGCGTGCGGATTCTTGCCGAAACTGAAAATATGTCCCGCGAGA containing:
- a CDS encoding FAD-binding oxidoreductase, encoding MTKFVPGEAPVKVPGDRTSRVVEYLLTHYRGLFATLVLLPVSALYAAYVSARERIVFALKSAPAKHDQKVRRVIEQIEAWKRDGCREKLCTARSGWKAMSELVPKYKLTHRNIDVGLYDILEIDEQRSLLRVEPLATMGQISRTLVARGWTLPVVPELDDLTVGGLIMGFGVESSSHKYGLIQHICASFDIVTAEGKLLRCSPSENADLYDLIPWSHGTLGFLVAAELKIIPAQKYVRLHYRPVYSLDEMVDVFEAESRDTEKNDFVEGLVYTRDQAVILYGSLAGEAGADGPVNAIGRWYKPWFYKHAESYLTARKEACEYVPLRDYFHRHTRSYFWAMEEIISFGNHPVFRWLLGWALPPRIELLKYTETETTRRLRERHHVVQDMLMPIRYLAESIRYFDEHFRLYPLWLSPMAVRENECGLGFIHPFRDDDGVSDDLYVDVGAYGTPQKEGFDNAHALPLLEKFVLEHRGYQALYARTTLSRKNFRAMFDHKDYDRLRERLPYCKQAFDEVYDKVSLKGRTSPVELRRMAKAKPRSRQ
- a CDS encoding cytochrome P450; its protein translation is MGERQLKEPPKLSGALPLAGHIFSFGKNPHAFMMRLRRQLGDVAEFRLFHQSMVLLTGTEASEAFYRAPDEVLDQGPAYKIMTPIFGKGVVFDAPIARKNQQLLMLMPALRDKPMRTYSDIIVDEVETLLDRWGDSGEIDLLEFTKELTIYTSSHCLLGAEFRYELNREFVRIYHDLEQGIQPIAYVFPDLPLPVFRRRDKARARLQQLVSQIMEKRARQAENRTNVFQMLIDASYEDGSKLTAHEITGMLIAAVFAGHHTSSGTTAWVLIELLRHPEHMRSVVAEIEERFGSDGAVDFESLRQLPKLENVIKEVLRLHPPLIILMRKVMQDFYVKDYVIKAGKFVCAAPSVTHRIPELFPDPDRFDPDRYSPERAEDRDLFGWQAFGGGRHKCSGNAFALFQIKAIFCVLLRRYEFELAGSPESYRDDYRKMVVEPGSPCLVRYRKRRRTGLNVAGEESASIRPEPAAGSFRIVVDRDLCKGHAHCMAEAPEIFLVDENGRLDVLEERPVPALIEKARAAEKYCPTRAIKILDDPEP
- a CDS encoding RNA-guided endonuclease InsQ/TnpB family protein, which encodes MRMQRLKAFTFELRPTGEQQRQMRRFAGSCRFVYNKALALQKERYERGEKKLGYAGLCKLLTEWRNSDETAWLADAPVHPLQQTLKDLERAYSNFFAKRADFPRFKKKGQRDSFRYPDPKQIKLDQGNSRIFLPKLGWLRYRNSRDVLGTVKNVTVSLSGGKWFVSIQTEREVEQPIPQGGAVGIDMGLARFATLSDGTFHAPLNSFKRHETRLRKAQQALSRKVKFSNNWKKAKARVQRIHSRIGNARRDFLHKTSTAISQNHAMVCIEDLQVRNMSRSAAGTTEQPGRNVRAKSGLNKSILDQGWFEFRRQLDYKLAWQGGWLVAVPPQNTSRTCPCCGHVSADNRQTQARFACVECGFEENADVVGAINVLRAGHARFACEVSDAVGSPAAGTHRSDSGAAQCRP